GGCTGCTACCCCGGCGCGGGGGGGGGGGGCCCAGCCGCTGGGGCTCCATTTCGAAGGGCCGTTCCTCAACCCGGAGCGCGCCGGCGCGCACGACCGCCGGTTCCTGCTCCTCCCGGATGCGCGCATCGTCCAGCAGTGGGCTCCGCTGGAGCGGGTGCGCATGGTGACGCTGGCGCCGGAACTGCCCGGCGCGCTGGAGCTTATCGAGCGACTGCGGAGGGCCGGCGTGACGGCGGCGCTGGGCCACAGCCAGGCGACGTATGCGGAAGCGAAAGCCGCCTTTGACGCCGGCGCGCGTTTTGTCACCCATTTGTTCAACGCGATGCGTCCGCTTCATCACCGCGAACCCGGCCTGGCCGGCGCGGCGCTGGAGGACCCGCGCGTGCGCGTCAGCGTGATTGCGGACGGCGTGCACCTGCATCCGGCCGCGGTGCGCATGGTCTGGAACCTGAAACCGCCCAAGCTGATCGCCCTGGTGACCGATGCGATGGCCGCCGCC
Above is a window of Anaerolineae bacterium DNA encoding:
- the nagA gene encoding N-acetylglucosamine-6-phosphate deacetylase, translating into AATPARGGGAQPLGLHFEGPFLNPERAGAHDRRFLLLPDARIVQQWAPLERVRMVTLAPELPGALELIERLRRAGVTAALGHSQATYAEAKAAFDAGARFVTHLFNAMRPLHHREPGLAGAALEDPRVRVSVIADGVHLHPAAVRMVWNLKPPKLIALVTDAMAAAGDAPSMERYGEIVVDREAGTVRLPDGTLAGSILTMDQALRNLIQMTECSPLEALQCVSTTPAAVIGWGGRKGWLRRGYDADIVLLTPELQVVGTIIAGELVYWAGEPERLRR